One genomic region from Armatimonadota bacterium encodes:
- a CDS encoding CPBP family intramembrane glutamic endopeptidase, which produces MPIAYLLFLIIALAAGVWVFQDALRRLPPERPRFEAALWGLGVLIPFTLPIFLPLYLLGARSPDPSGTWGLAEMVGIAVYFALTLPLVAELAGVLDGPLHLSELSGLILLQNLGFVALAVFGIAYRYRLPVERLGLSAPRPVPLVLLGLLLGAVMIPVAVWAEEVAIFLVGLVEGHAQAAARAVAEHAQDPLAAVVAGAHGWRLAWLLALLAGVVPLGEEVYFRGVIYGGLRARWGPRWATAGSAVLFAAVHQQVIHALPILLLGVVLAVAYGRTGSLLPPVVIHAVNNVVAVLGRLYGWDF; this is translated from the coding sequence GTGCCGATCGCCTACCTCCTCTTCCTCATCATAGCGCTTGCGGCGGGGGTGTGGGTCTTCCAGGACGCCCTGCGCCGGCTGCCCCCCGAGCGCCCGCGGTTCGAGGCCGCCTTGTGGGGGCTCGGCGTCCTCATCCCCTTCACCCTGCCGATCTTCCTCCCGCTGTACCTGCTGGGTGCCCGCTCCCCCGATCCCTCCGGCACCTGGGGGCTGGCGGAGATGGTGGGGATCGCCGTCTACTTCGCCCTCACGCTGCCGCTCGTGGCCGAACTGGCCGGTGTGCTGGACGGCCCGCTGCACCTCTCCGAGCTCTCCGGGCTCATCCTGCTGCAGAACCTGGGGTTCGTGGCCCTGGCCGTCTTCGGGATCGCCTACCGCTACCGCCTGCCGGTGGAGCGGCTGGGCCTGAGCGCCCCCCGGCCCGTCCCGCTGGTGCTGCTCGGGCTCCTCCTGGGCGCAGTGATGATTCCGGTGGCTGTCTGGGCCGAGGAGGTGGCGATCTTCCTGGTCGGGCTGGTGGAGGGACACGCCCAGGCCGCGGCCCGCGCCGTGGCCGAGCACGCCCAGGACCCGCTGGCCGCAGTGGTCGCCGGCGCGCACGGGTGGCGCCTGGCCTGGCTCCTGGCGCTGCTGGCCGGGGTGGTGCCGCTCGGCGAGGAGGTCTACTTCCGTGGCGTGATCTACGGCGGCTTGCGGGCGCGGTGGGGCCCGCGCTGGGCCACCGCCGGCAGTGCGGTCCTCTTCGCCGCCGTCCACCAGCAGGTCATCCACGCCCTGCCCATCCTGCTGCTGGGCGTGGTGCTGGCGGTGGCCTACGGGCGCACGGGGAGCCTGCTCCCGCCTGTCGTCATCCACGCGGTGAACAACGTGGTGGCGGTGCTCGGCCGCCTGTACGGGTGGGACTTCTGA